A region from the Serinibacter arcticus genome encodes:
- a CDS encoding TetR/AcrR family transcriptional regulator → MSRVVEDASPRSDGRSLRWESHRAARRDDLTRAARKAIHHGGPDLSMDEIASAIGTSKSIVYRYFRDRSGLQTAVGEAVLQEMGSALADVSHRATGPRDAVRAMVGVYLGMISTSPAVYTFVTRGGEVSEEPGPLRTLADDAAALLVPVLSDALAAQERSRDAAHMWAAGVIGFVRGAAEVWLVERGTVADRDPDVEHAEIERLADTLAGWICVGTPSP, encoded by the coding sequence ATGAGTCGTGTCGTCGAGGACGCCTCCCCCCGCTCCGACGGGCGGTCGCTGCGCTGGGAGTCCCACCGGGCAGCCCGTCGCGACGACCTCACGCGCGCCGCCCGCAAGGCGATCCACCACGGCGGCCCCGACCTGTCCATGGACGAGATCGCCTCCGCGATCGGCACGTCCAAGTCGATCGTGTACCGCTACTTCCGCGACCGCAGCGGGCTGCAGACCGCCGTCGGCGAGGCCGTCCTGCAGGAGATGGGTTCCGCCCTCGCGGACGTCTCCCACCGCGCCACCGGACCCCGTGACGCCGTCCGGGCGATGGTCGGTGTCTACCTCGGGATGATCTCTACCTCGCCCGCCGTCTACACGTTCGTCACGCGTGGCGGCGAGGTGAGCGAGGAGCCCGGTCCCCTGCGCACCCTGGCCGACGACGCGGCCGCCCTCCTCGTGCCCGTCCTCAGCGACGCGCTGGCCGCGCAGGAGCGGTCGCGCGACGCCGCCCACATGTGGGCGGCCGGCGTCATCGGGTTCGTCCGCGGCGCAGCCGAGGTGTGGCTGGTGGAGCGCGGCACGGTCGCCGACCGCGACCCCGACGTCGAGCACGCCGAGATCGAGCGCCTCGCCGACACGCTCGCCGGCTGGATCTGCGTCGGCACCCCCAGCCCGTGA